The following proteins are co-located in the Betta splendens chromosome 9, fBetSpl5.4, whole genome shotgun sequence genome:
- the gxylt1b gene encoding glucoside xylosyltransferase 1, with protein sequence MRRYIRALTLCTVFAVFSGLYVYSKLFSSDVSPGGSGSRKGLVPQRAPRARRGPAGNAGPQGPHWYNRYIMRQWGHKDAAQSRPEPPMHLAVVACGDRLEETVTMIKSAVLFSIKPLYLHIFAEDQLHASFMEAMESWPGFIRSKFNYTVYSISFPSENAAEWKKLFKPCASQRLFLPLILKDVDSVLYVDSDILFLQPVDRLWAFLSEFNSSQLAAMAPEHEEPRIAWYNRFARHPFYGRTGVNSGVMLMNMTRMRATLFKNDMTSVGLHWEELLMPLLQKYKLNITWGDQDLLNIVFHHNPESMLEFSCQWNYRPDHCIYGSNCASAEEDGIYVLHGNRGVYHDHKQPAFRAIYQAIRKYSFGTDPLTSLLDPLQKDLLKTTHTYCGKSHTLFTKRLAHSLADVNRKVPRGA encoded by the exons ATGCGGCGCTACATCCGTGCACTGACGCTGTGCACGGTGTTTGCCGTGTTCTCCGGCTTGTACGTGTACAGTAAGTTGTTCTCCTCGGACGTGTCGCCCGGAGGAAGCGGCTCCAGGAAGGGGTTGGTCCCGCAGAGGGCTCCCAGAGCCCGGCGAGGGCCAGCGGGCAACGCTGGGCCCCAGGGGCCGCACTGGTACAATAG GTACATCATGCGTCAGTGGGGTCACAAGGATGCTGCTCAGAGCAGACCCGAGCCTCCCATGCACCTGGCTGTTGTCGCATGTGGTGACAGATTGGAGGAGACCGTCACAATGATCAAGTCTGCTGTGCTTTTTAGCATCAAACCCCTCTACCTGCACATCTTTGCTGAAGATCAGCTGCATGCAAGTTTCATGGAGGCT ATGGAGTCATGGCCTGGCTTTATTCGATCTAAGTTCAACTACACCGTCTACTCCATCAGCTTCCCCAGCGAGAACGCAGCAGAGTGGAAGAAGCTCTTCAAACCCTGTGCTTCACAGAGGCTCTTTCTACCT CTTATTCTAAAGGACGTGGACTCCGTCCTGTATGTGGACTCAGACATTCTCTTCCTGCAACCTGTGGATCGTTTGTGGGCATTCCTATCAGAGTTCAATTCCTCCCAGCTGGCTGCCATGGCCCCTGAGCACGAGGAGCCTCGGATTGCCTGGTACAACCGCTTCGCCCGCCACCCTTTCTATGGCAGGACCGGTGTCAACTCAGGGGTCATGCTAATGAATATGACAAGGATGAGGGCCACATTATTTAAG AACGACATGACATCAGTGGGGTTGCAttgggaggagctgctgatgccCTTACTGCAGAAATACAAGCTGAATATAACCTGGGGTGACCAGGACCTGCTCAATATAGTCTTTCACCACAACCCTG AGTCCATGCTGGAGTTTTCGTGCCAGTGGAATTATCGTCCAGATCATTGTATCTATGGCAGCAACTGCGCATCAGCTGAAGAGGATGGCATCTACGTACTGCACGGAAACAGAGGGGTTTACCACGACCACAAGCAGCCTGCCTTCAGAGCCATTTATCAAGCCATTCGCAAG TACTCCTTCGGTACCGACCCCTTGACTTCTTTGTTGGATCCCCTGCAAAAGGATCTGCTGAAGACGACACACACGTACTGTGGTAAATCCCACACGCTCTTCACAAAGAGACTGGCTCACAGCCTGGCAGACGTCAACAGGAAGGTTCCACGTGGAGCGTGA